A stretch of the Archangium violaceum genome encodes the following:
- a CDS encoding trypsin-like serine peptidase — MRHPRFGLPVRPLVGALMCTLTLAAGCGPAEELEAAKGEDSSALGKKKGEVVYGTDSRQDVYAHPDATLRARAQQATVALMNPSDFNATDPNDVTFPGSTLGSAYNLCTTERFRDDPTGAFCSGTLIDDDLVLTAGHCVTSASACADTRLVFNYYRPSAGTLQPVTTQDIFTCTSIVARQQGTVNGQNLDYAILRLDRPATPRFTPAPVRMDNTALSVGQNVAVIGSGSGIPFKIDSGGSVRNARASTLDYFVASTDTFGGNSGSGVYETNGYTVAGILVRGETDYVSNGSCRIVNTCTETGCRGEDITYVYPAISAFCAATNNGSTRLCAGLPPPPPPPANSYAFTASNTNNAQQNTVNKVLTLNAGDVVEVGTCNLEGATGTGDTWLRLNNAAGTQVASNDDGCSGSTLSYFKYTVTASGSHTIRAGCYSSGSCSGTVVWKVTSASTSTTTSGSFSFGAHDTNSATQNTINHNVYLTGGQVIQLGTCFVSGGTGSGDTFLRLYSPTGTEVRSNDDNCGTLSYIRYAVPSDMGGTYQIRAGCFGSERCGGTVAYTIQ; from the coding sequence GGAAGAAGAAGGGCGAGGTCGTCTACGGCACGGACAGCCGGCAGGACGTCTACGCCCACCCGGACGCCACGCTGCGCGCTCGGGCGCAACAGGCCACGGTGGCACTGATGAACCCGTCGGACTTCAACGCGACGGACCCCAACGACGTCACCTTCCCCGGTTCGACGCTGGGATCCGCCTACAACCTCTGCACCACTGAGCGCTTCCGGGATGACCCGACAGGGGCCTTCTGCTCCGGCACGCTCATCGACGACGACCTGGTGCTCACCGCGGGCCACTGCGTCACCAGTGCCTCGGCTTGCGCCGACACGCGCCTCGTCTTCAACTACTACCGGCCCTCGGCGGGCACGCTGCAGCCGGTCACCACGCAGGACATCTTCACCTGCACCTCCATCGTGGCGCGCCAGCAGGGCACGGTGAACGGGCAGAACCTGGATTACGCCATCCTTCGCCTGGACCGGCCGGCCACGCCGCGCTTCACCCCCGCGCCGGTGCGCATGGACAACACCGCGCTGAGCGTCGGGCAGAACGTGGCCGTCATCGGCAGCGGCAGCGGCATCCCCTTCAAGATCGACTCCGGTGGCTCGGTGCGCAACGCGCGCGCGAGCACGCTGGACTACTTCGTGGCCAGCACGGACACCTTCGGTGGCAACTCGGGCTCCGGCGTGTACGAGACGAACGGCTACACCGTGGCGGGCATCCTCGTGCGCGGTGAGACGGACTACGTCTCCAACGGCAGCTGCCGCATCGTGAACACGTGCACCGAGACGGGCTGCCGCGGCGAGGACATCACCTACGTCTACCCGGCCATCAGCGCCTTCTGCGCCGCGACCAACAACGGCAGCACGCGGCTGTGCGCCGGACTGCCGCCGCCGCCTCCTCCCCCGGCGAACTCGTACGCCTTCACCGCGAGCAACACCAACAACGCCCAGCAGAACACGGTGAACAAGGTGCTCACGCTCAACGCGGGCGACGTGGTGGAAGTGGGCACCTGCAATCTGGAGGGCGCAACCGGCACCGGTGACACCTGGCTGCGCCTCAACAACGCCGCGGGCACCCAGGTGGCCTCCAACGACGACGGCTGCTCCGGCAGCACCCTCTCCTACTTCAAGTACACGGTGACGGCCTCCGGCTCCCACACCATCCGCGCCGGCTGCTACTCCAGCGGCAGCTGCAGTGGCACCGTGGTGTGGAAGGTGACCTCCGCCAGCACGAGCACCACCACCAGCGGCTCGTTCTCTTTCGGCGCCCACGACACCAACAGCGCCACGCAGAACACCATCAACCACAACGTGTATCTGACGGGCGGCCAGGTCATCCAGCTGGGCACCTGCTTCGTGAGCGGCGGAACCGGCAGCGGCGACACCTTCCTGCGGCTGTACAGCCCGACGGGCACCGAGGTGCGCTCCAACGACGACAACTGCGGTACCCTCTCATACATCCGCTACGCCGTGCCCTCGGACATGGGCGGTACGTACCAAATCCGCGCCGGCTGCTTCGGCAGCGAAAGATGCGGCGGCACCGTGGCCTACACCATCCAGTAG
- the serA gene encoding phosphoglycerate dehydrogenase — MSTPKFPSPSTPISIEGPLKVLLLENIHVSAEEMLKAEGFSVERLKGALKPEELEERIRDIHLLGIRSKTNVFEPALAKAPNLLAVGAFCIGTNQVDLKSANIHGVPVFNAPFSNTRSVAELVIAEIVMLTRQLGDRSREVHAGQWRKVATGSHEVRGKTLGIIGYGHIGSQLGVLAEAMGMRVIFYDIMTKLPLGNSRPTATLGELLESSDFVTLHVPATPSTEWMIGTAELARMRKGSYLINASRGTVVDIKALAAAIKSGHLGGAAVDVYPEEPETNSDGFVTELQGLPNVILTPHIGGSTEEAQASIGKEVATSLIKFVRSGATTGAVNFPHVEAPLIPNTHRILNVHRNTPGVLRDINRIVSDLNANIHAQVLSTDANIGYLLMDLDQDVANPVCQAIAGLQTDIKTRIVS, encoded by the coding sequence ATGAGCACGCCCAAGTTCCCGTCGCCCTCTACTCCGATCTCCATCGAAGGTCCCCTGAAGGTCCTGCTGCTCGAGAACATCCACGTGTCCGCCGAGGAGATGCTCAAGGCGGAGGGGTTCTCGGTGGAGCGGCTCAAGGGAGCGCTCAAGCCCGAGGAGCTGGAGGAGCGCATCCGGGACATCCACCTGCTGGGCATCCGCAGCAAGACGAACGTCTTCGAACCGGCGCTCGCCAAGGCGCCCAACCTGCTGGCGGTGGGCGCCTTCTGCATCGGCACCAACCAGGTGGATTTGAAGTCGGCCAACATCCACGGCGTGCCCGTCTTCAACGCGCCCTTCAGCAACACGCGCAGCGTGGCGGAGTTGGTCATCGCGGAGATCGTCATGCTCACGCGCCAGCTCGGGGACCGCAGCCGCGAGGTGCACGCGGGCCAGTGGCGCAAGGTGGCGACGGGCAGCCACGAGGTGCGCGGCAAGACGCTGGGCATCATCGGGTATGGGCACATCGGCTCGCAGCTGGGCGTGCTGGCCGAGGCCATGGGCATGCGCGTCATCTTCTACGACATCATGACGAAGCTGCCGCTGGGCAACTCGCGCCCCACGGCCACCCTGGGCGAATTGCTGGAGTCCTCGGACTTCGTGACGCTGCACGTGCCGGCCACGCCGTCCACCGAGTGGATGATCGGCACCGCCGAGCTGGCGCGCATGCGCAAGGGCAGCTACCTCATCAACGCGAGCCGCGGCACGGTGGTGGACATCAAGGCGCTGGCGGCGGCCATCAAGTCGGGCCACCTGGGTGGCGCCGCGGTGGACGTCTACCCGGAGGAGCCGGAGACGAACAGCGACGGCTTCGTCACCGAGCTGCAGGGCCTGCCCAACGTCATCCTCACCCCGCACATCGGCGGCTCCACGGAGGAGGCGCAGGCGTCCATCGGCAAGGAGGTGGCCACCTCGCTCATCAAGTTCGTGCGGAGCGGAGCCACCACGGGCGCGGTGAACTTCCCGCACGTGGAGGCGCCGCTGATTCCCAACACGCACCGCATCCTCAACGTGCACCGCAACACGCCGGGCGTGCTCCGCGACATCAACCGGATCGTCTCGGACCTCAACGCCAACATCCACGCGCAGGTGCTGAGCACGGATGCGAACATCGGCTACCTGCTGATGGACCTGGACCAGGACGTGGCCAACCCGGTGTGCCAGGCCATCGCGGGCCTGCAGACGGACATCAAGACGCGCATCGTGTCCTGA
- a CDS encoding LysR family transcriptional regulator: MRDELGGLAAFLSVAEKRSFKAAAEELGVTRSAVSQTIRQVEERLGVRLLQRTTRSVGLTEAGERLYRGLQPAFSDMRATLESLNELRSQPAGTLRLNVSSIAEDFLSERMLSEFLAEYPDIKLDIHIDDSPSDIFQRGFDAGVQLGEIIDKDMVAVSISGEQRQLVVGSPGYFAVHGKPRHPRELHAHACIGWRMPNGAPYRWEFTEKGRDFELAVDARVNTNEKHLMLRLACDGVGLTIGMEDSFRPYIQRGELLPVLEEFCPPFAGFYLYYPSRAQTPLKLKALIQFLRKRARSRERRK, encoded by the coding sequence ATGAGAGATGAGCTCGGAGGGCTGGCGGCGTTCCTGTCCGTCGCGGAGAAGCGGAGCTTCAAGGCCGCGGCGGAGGAGCTCGGCGTGACGAGATCCGCCGTGAGCCAGACGATCCGCCAGGTGGAGGAGCGGCTCGGCGTCCGTCTGCTGCAGCGAACCACGCGAAGCGTGGGCCTCACCGAAGCAGGTGAGCGCCTCTACCGGGGTCTGCAGCCGGCGTTCTCCGACATGCGCGCGACACTCGAATCGCTGAACGAGCTGCGGAGCCAGCCCGCGGGAACGCTCCGCCTGAATGTCTCATCGATCGCGGAGGACTTTCTCTCCGAAAGGATGCTCTCGGAGTTCCTGGCGGAGTACCCGGACATCAAGCTCGACATCCACATCGACGACAGCCCCTCGGACATTTTTCAGCGGGGCTTCGACGCGGGGGTTCAACTCGGCGAAATCATCGACAAGGACATGGTCGCCGTCAGCATCTCCGGAGAGCAGCGGCAACTGGTGGTCGGGTCACCGGGCTACTTCGCGGTCCACGGCAAGCCACGACACCCGAGGGAGCTCCACGCGCACGCGTGCATCGGGTGGCGGATGCCGAACGGTGCCCCCTACCGCTGGGAGTTCACGGAGAAGGGAAGGGACTTCGAGCTCGCCGTCGATGCCCGCGTGAATACGAACGAGAAGCACCTGATGCTGCGCCTGGCGTGCGACGGGGTCGGTCTCACCATTGGGATGGAGGATTCCTTCCGCCCCTACATCCAGCGGGGTGAGCTCCTTCCCGTCCTCGAGGAGTTCTGCCCACCCTTCGCGGGCTTCTACCTGTACTACCCGAGCCGAGCGCAGACCCCGCTCAAGCTCAAGGCCCTGATCCAGTTCCTGCGCAAGCGTGCGCGTTCACGCGAGCGAAGGAAGTGA